A stretch of Onychomys torridus chromosome 2, mOncTor1.1, whole genome shotgun sequence DNA encodes these proteins:
- the LOC118577124 gene encoding acyl-coenzyme A amino acid N-acyltransferase 2-like yields MIQLIVTPSNVLADEPVSIRATGLPPSQIVTIKATLKDEKEKLFQSKAFYKANEAGEVDLEQASALGGDYVGVHPMGLFWSLKPKKAFQRLMKKDVMNSPLCITLYLYDSICLGDSATIRPKACQMVQRWFAGPGVQRMQIREGRVRGALFLPPGEGPFPGIIDMFGSIGGLIEFRASLLASHGFAVLALAYFAYEDLPDELHEIDLEYFEEAANFLLAHPKIQQPGIGVISVSKGAEIGLAMACYLKQVIATVCINGPSAILNFPLRYGDLVVTPIQSSLERVQVHASGALCCRSLIGGNELNSQSILPVEKAQGWLLFIVGENDECLNSKAFAQRAMDQLHSHGRSSGRMLAYPGAGHLIEPSYSPCCFASWHSGLTNPLLWGGDPIAHAAAQEHSWKEILKFFKQHLPQSRSKL; encoded by the exons ATGATCCAGCTGATAGTCACCCCCTCAAATGTGCTGGCAGATGAGCCTGTGTCCATCAGAGCCACAGGCCTGCCTCCGTCGCAGATAGTGACCATCAAGGCGACACTGAAGGATGAAAAGGAGAAGCTGTTCCAATCCAAAGCCTTCTACAAGGCCAACGAAGCTGGCGAGGTGGACCTGGAGCAGGCATCAGCCTTGGGGGGTGACTATGTAGGGGTCCACCCAATGGGCCTCTTTTGGTCTCTGAAGCCGAAGAAGGCTTTCCAGAGGCTGATGAAGAAAGATGTGATGAACAGCCCCCTTTGTATCACTCTGTACCTGTATGACTCTATTTGCTTGGGAGATTCAGCCACAATTAGACCCAAGGCCTGCCAGATGGTGCAGCGTTGGTTTGCTGGCCCTGGGGTTCAGCGGATGCAGATCCGAGAAGGTCGGGTACGTGGAGCCCTTTTTCTACCTCCAG gAGAGGGTCCTTTCCCAGGAATTATTGACATGTTTGGGAGCATTGGTGGTCTAATTGAATTTCGTGCCAGTCTTTTGGCTTCCCATGGCTTTGCAGTGCTGGCATTAGCGTACTTTGCTTATGAAGACCTGCCTGATGAACTGCATGAGATTGACTTGGAATATTTTGAGGAAGCTGCCAACTTCCTACTAGCTCATCCCAAG ATCCAACAACCAGGAATTGGTGTGATCTCCGTGAGCAAAGGTGCAGAGATCGGGCTGGCTATGGCCTGCTATCTGAAGCAGGTGATTGCCACTGTCTGCATCAATGGGCCCAGTGCCATCTTAAACTTTCCACTAAGGTATGGGGATCTAGTTGTGACACCCATCCAATCATCTCTGGAGCGAGTCCAAGTCCATGCCTCAGGGGCTCTGTGTTGCCGTTCCCTTATAGGTGGGAATGAGCTGAACTCACAGAGTATACTTCCTGTGGAAAAAGCCCAAGGGTGGCTCCTCTTCATTGTAGGAGAGAATGACGAATGCCTGAATAGCAAGGCATTTGCACAGAGAGCCATGGACCAGCTCCACAGCCATGGAAGAAGCAGCGGCAGAATGCTGGCATACCCCGGGGCAGGCCACCTCATAGAGCCATCCTACTCCCCCTGTTGCTTTGCATCTTGGCACTCTGGCTTGACTAACCCCTTGCTTTGGGGAGGAGATCCCATTGCTCACGCAGCAGCCCAGGAACACTCCTGGAAAGAGATTCTGAAGTTCTTCAAGCAACACCTCCCTCAGTCCAGAAGCAAACTCTAA